A stretch of the Streptomyces venezuelae genome encodes the following:
- a CDS encoding CapA family protein: MTKRPRHTARATLAALVLSAAAATASGCSAERDPAPARLADQRSGQPSRTAGAPDPAGPQTRPAARGFTLVATGDVLPHTSVINRAAADAGGGGYDFRPLFGAVKPVVSAADLALCHMETVYGEDGGPFSGYPAFISPPEVAEGLKDAGYDGCSTASNHTLDDGAEGLKRTLDRFDRAGLKHTGSARTAAEAATPAMYTAGTAKVAHLAYTYGTNGYPLPEGRPWAVNMMEEDKVIADARAARRAGADVVLVSLHWGTEWQTEPDEQQLALGKALTAAQTGGRPDIDMILGTHAHIPQAYEKVNGTWVVYGMGDQVAGQMFNHSGAFDPRGNQGSIGRFRFDPPAAPGQRWQVTKAEFIPQLMDLGTGRVVNLPAALAADPGREDYESAQDEITAAVLSRSAAKAGLTRGR, from the coding sequence ATGACCAAGCGACCCCGGCACACCGCACGCGCCACCCTGGCGGCCCTGGTCCTCTCGGCCGCCGCAGCCACCGCATCCGGCTGCTCGGCGGAGCGGGACCCCGCCCCGGCCCGGCTCGCGGATCAGCGCAGTGGGCAGCCCTCCCGGACGGCCGGCGCCCCCGACCCGGCCGGACCGCAGACCCGGCCCGCCGCCCGCGGATTCACGCTGGTGGCCACCGGGGACGTACTCCCGCACACCTCGGTCATCAACCGGGCCGCCGCCGACGCGGGCGGTGGGGGCTACGACTTCCGGCCGCTGTTCGGCGCCGTCAAACCGGTGGTCTCGGCCGCCGACCTCGCCCTCTGCCACATGGAGACCGTCTACGGGGAGGACGGCGGCCCGTTCAGCGGGTACCCGGCGTTCATCTCCCCGCCCGAGGTGGCCGAAGGCCTCAAGGACGCCGGGTACGACGGCTGCTCCACCGCCTCCAACCACACCCTGGACGACGGCGCCGAGGGGCTGAAGCGGACCCTGGACCGCTTCGACAGGGCGGGGCTCAAGCACACCGGATCGGCCCGTACGGCGGCGGAGGCGGCCACCCCGGCGATGTACACGGCCGGCACCGCCAAGGTCGCACACCTCGCCTACACCTATGGCACCAACGGCTATCCGCTGCCCGAGGGCCGGCCGTGGGCGGTGAACATGATGGAAGAAGACAAGGTCATCGCGGACGCGCGGGCCGCCCGCCGGGCCGGCGCCGACGTGGTGCTGGTCAGCCTCCACTGGGGCACCGAGTGGCAGACCGAGCCGGACGAGCAGCAGCTCGCCCTGGGCAAGGCCCTCACCGCCGCGCAGACCGGCGGCCGGCCCGACATCGACATGATCCTGGGCACCCACGCGCACATCCCGCAGGCGTACGAGAAGGTCAACGGGACCTGGGTGGTGTACGGGATGGGCGACCAGGTCGCCGGACAGATGTTCAACCACTCCGGCGCCTTCGACCCGCGCGGGAACCAGGGCTCCATCGGCCGGTTCCGGTTCGATCCGCCGGCCGCACCGGGGCAGCGGTGGCAGGTCACCAAGGCGGAGTTCATCCCCCAGCTGATGGACCTCGGAACGGGCCGCGTGGTCAACCTGCCGGCGGCGCTGGCGGCGGACCCGGGGCGGGAGGACTACGAGTCGGCCCAGGACGAGATCACGGCGGCGGTCCTGAGCCGCTCGGCGGCCAAGGCGGGCCTGACCCGAGGCCGGTAG
- a CDS encoding DUF6777 domain-containing protein, protein MRANHVQGRPTPRQATRRHAPAGAALFALLGLLAAGCGSEEKQQPAAAAESQELFLQPVGAAEPDPFTQSTSTGESAPLQAPVPNTTGRGIRTVVGSTPGLYGGAHRFGSCDVEQQIRSLTAEKSKGKALAFAQASGIEPNGIPEYLRGLTPVVLRADVRVTNHGFRDGRANGFQSVLQAGTAVLVDRYGMPRVRCACGNPLQPPRAPKGEPVTQGKPWTGYHPNQVIVIEPTSQVIDKLVIANLADNTWIERRTGDDGAQDRAPQVMPPYNPEDGLPAHASGQLANGPADPCAARDTSAGAGARTVPPKSSGVPGPAATGCPPGSAPRQTRPIEPAPLPPPNPRPSRPQTDQLGELPSDASGEWPSTDPAAPADPYAQTDPLNPDAAAGDGTTTDPYAPTDPAAPADPYEPADPYAVPDEGLTSGEAVQLESA, encoded by the coding sequence GTGAGGGCGAACCACGTGCAGGGAAGACCGACACCACGTCAGGCGACGCGCCGTCACGCACCGGCCGGCGCAGCCCTCTTCGCGCTGCTCGGCCTGCTCGCCGCGGGCTGCGGAAGCGAGGAGAAGCAGCAGCCCGCCGCCGCGGCCGAGAGCCAGGAGCTCTTCCTCCAGCCGGTGGGCGCGGCCGAACCCGACCCGTTCACCCAGTCGACGTCCACCGGGGAATCCGCCCCGCTCCAGGCCCCGGTCCCCAATACCACCGGCCGCGGCATCCGCACCGTCGTCGGATCCACCCCCGGCCTGTATGGGGGCGCCCACCGGTTCGGGAGCTGCGACGTCGAACAGCAGATCCGCTCGCTCACCGCCGAGAAGTCCAAGGGCAAGGCCCTGGCATTCGCCCAGGCCAGCGGCATCGAACCGAACGGAATCCCGGAATACCTGCGCGGCCTCACCCCCGTGGTGCTGCGCGCCGATGTCCGGGTCACCAACCACGGCTTCCGCGACGGCCGGGCCAACGGCTTCCAGTCCGTCCTGCAGGCCGGCACCGCCGTCCTCGTCGACCGGTACGGCATGCCCCGGGTGCGGTGCGCCTGCGGCAACCCGCTGCAGCCGCCGCGCGCCCCCAAGGGCGAGCCCGTCACCCAGGGCAAGCCCTGGACCGGCTACCACCCCAACCAGGTCATCGTGATCGAGCCGACCAGCCAGGTGATCGACAAACTGGTGATCGCCAACCTGGCGGACAACACCTGGATCGAACGGCGGACCGGCGACGACGGCGCCCAGGACCGGGCCCCCCAGGTCATGCCCCCCTACAACCCCGAGGACGGGCTGCCCGCGCACGCCTCCGGCCAGCTCGCCAACGGGCCCGCCGACCCGTGCGCCGCCCGTGACACCAGCGCCGGCGCCGGGGCCCGTACCGTACCCCCGAAGAGCTCCGGCGTCCCCGGCCCCGCCGCCACCGGCTGCCCGCCCGGCAGCGCACCACGGCAGACCCGGCCCATCGAGCCGGCCCCGCTGCCGCCCCCGAACCCGCGCCCGTCGAGGCCGCAGACCGACCAGCTCGGCGAGCTGCCCTCCGATGCATCCGGGGAGTGGCCGTCCACGGACCCCGCCGCGCCCGCCGACCCGTACGCCCAGACCGACCCCCTGAACCCGGACGCCGCGGCCGGCGACGGAACCACCACGGACCCGTACGCCCCGACCGATCCGGCAGCACCGGCCGACCCGTACGAGCCCGCCGATCCGTACGCCGTACCCGACGAGGGCCTGACCTCCGGGGAGGCGGTCCAGCTGGAGAGCGCCTGA
- a CDS encoding lipase maturation factor family protein encodes MDWFTAPEYWLGRLVFQRTLAVVYLFAFLGAALQFRALIGARGMLPVPDYLRYVPFRRAPSLFQWRYSDRLFAGCAWAGAVLAAALAAGAGDAVPLGCAMAMWAGLWLLYLSVVNVGQTWYAFGWESLLLETGFLAVFLGNATVGPPVLVLLLLRWLLFRVEFGAGLIKMRGDACWRKLTCLYYHHETQPMPGPLSWFFHHLPRPLHRVECAANHVTQLAVPVLLFTPQPVASVAAVIIVATQLWLVLSGNFAWLNWLTITLGLSAIDFTRIAGPPPAAASRGAPVWYVVLVCAAAVLILVLSRHPVRNMISRRQVMNRSFDALHLVNTYGAFGTVGRIRDEVVVEGTADAVPREDGDWREYGFKGKPGDLRRLPRQFAPYHLRLDWLMWFAALSPGYARDWFGPFVERLLSGDRDTLRLLRHNPFPDGPPLFVRARLYRYRFTTWRELRETGAWWHRTLVREYLPPTRLAARVSRSGEQ; translated from the coding sequence ATGGACTGGTTCACGGCGCCCGAGTACTGGCTGGGCCGGCTGGTCTTCCAGCGGACCCTGGCCGTCGTCTACCTCTTCGCCTTCCTCGGGGCGGCCCTGCAGTTCCGTGCCCTGATCGGGGCGCGCGGGATGCTGCCGGTGCCGGACTATCTGCGGTACGTGCCCTTCCGGCGGGCCCCGAGCCTCTTCCAATGGCGCTATTCCGACCGGCTCTTCGCCGGGTGTGCCTGGGCCGGGGCGGTGCTGGCGGCGGCGCTGGCGGCCGGGGCGGGGGATGCGGTGCCGCTCGGCTGTGCGATGGCGATGTGGGCGGGGCTGTGGCTGCTGTACCTGTCGGTGGTGAACGTGGGCCAGACCTGGTACGCCTTCGGCTGGGAGTCCCTGCTGCTGGAGACCGGGTTCCTGGCGGTCTTCCTGGGGAACGCGACGGTCGGCCCGCCGGTGCTGGTGCTCCTGCTGCTGCGCTGGCTGCTGTTCCGGGTGGAATTCGGCGCCGGGCTGATCAAGATGCGCGGGGACGCCTGCTGGCGGAAGCTGACCTGTCTCTACTACCACCATGAGACGCAGCCGATGCCGGGGCCGCTGAGCTGGTTCTTCCACCATCTGCCGAGGCCGCTGCACCGGGTGGAGTGCGCCGCCAACCATGTGACCCAACTCGCGGTGCCGGTTCTGCTGTTCACCCCGCAGCCGGTGGCCTCGGTGGCCGCCGTGATCATCGTGGCCACCCAGCTGTGGCTGGTGCTGTCGGGCAATTTCGCCTGGCTGAACTGGCTGACGATCACCCTCGGCCTGTCCGCGATCGACTTCACCCGGATCGCGGGACCGCCGCCGGCCGCCGCCTCCCGCGGGGCCCCGGTCTGGTACGTGGTACTGGTCTGCGCGGCGGCCGTGCTGATCCTCGTACTCAGCCGGCACCCGGTGCGGAACATGATCTCGCGGCGGCAGGTGATGAACCGGTCCTTCGACGCCCTGCACCTGGTCAACACGTACGGGGCCTTCGGCACGGTGGGCCGGATCCGGGACGAGGTGGTGGTGGAGGGGACGGCGGACGCGGTGCCCCGGGAGGACGGGGACTGGCGGGAGTACGGCTTCAAGGGGAAGCCCGGTGACCTGCGGCGGCTGCCCCGCCAGTTCGCCCCGTACCACCTGCGGCTGGACTGGCTGATGTGGTTCGCCGCGCTCTCCCCCGGCTATGCGCGGGACTGGTTCGGGCCGTTCGTGGAGCGGCTGCTGTCCGGTGACCGGGACACGCTGCGGCTGCTCCGCCACAATCCGTTCCCGGACGGCCCGCCCCTGTTCGTACGGGCCCGGCTGTACCGGTACCGGTTCACCACCTGGCGGGAGCTGCGGGAGACGGGTGCGTGGTGGCACCGCACGCTGGTGCGCGAGTACCTGCCGCCCACCCGTCTCGCCGCCCGGGTCTCACGATCGGGCGAGCAGTGA
- a CDS encoding SpoIIE family protein phosphatase — MPTTVSLPDDWPAHPDRSLALNRMGSFDWDLVTGLMHLDAPGLEVFDTTEEEYDGRPESLAPRVPPAESHRLDALVSSALKSGVNSYGAYFRIRCRDGRLRWTHTQGRVLRNGDGRPYRIIGIVRDATEELSHSAERLGLDEERRRQTSVVEATTAALAHARTVQDVIDALSDAHGLERLGSMGMVMGLVEAGRIHLVAEGPQGSFVPGTRFTRIDEDYPMSEVVRSLQPRFIHSPEEFADGYPYLWSKITHMDISAAAYLPLIAQARPIGAIGLLYRDKDGFTQEERNLLVALGSSIAQSLQRAMLLEQEHDLAEGLQQAMLPRRIPAVPGAQIAVRYRSARMGRDIGGDWYDVIPLPGGRVGAVIGDVQGHDTHAAAVMGQLRIVLRAYAAEGHSPGTVMARASVFLHELDTDRFATCTYAEADLATGVLQLVRAGHIDPLVRSRAGDCRRLPVEGGMPLGLSAEFGRIEYPVTTVELDPGETLLLCTDGLVEQPGADLDDGIQLLTAMVRSGPADLQQLADRLCEVIDDRGGDDDMALLLLRRHVEDAPQAGGRLQQHVAPGDPEGLVSARHMIGAAVRAWGARNRADEIELVADELIVNALMHTDGPAIVTLRILPGPQRRLRVEVADRSSALPRRREAGDSGVSGRGLMLVDRLADVWGVESRGSGKCVWCEFTIP; from the coding sequence GTGCCGACCACCGTATCCCTGCCGGACGACTGGCCCGCACACCCGGACCGATCGCTCGCGCTGAACCGGATGGGCAGCTTCGACTGGGACCTGGTGACGGGCCTCATGCACCTGGACGCACCGGGACTCGAGGTGTTCGACACCACCGAGGAGGAGTACGACGGCCGGCCCGAGTCCCTCGCCCCACGGGTCCCGCCCGCCGAATCCCACCGGCTCGACGCGCTGGTCTCCAGCGCCCTCAAAAGCGGGGTCAACAGCTACGGCGCCTACTTCCGGATCCGCTGCCGCGACGGGCGGCTGCGCTGGACCCACACGCAGGGACGGGTCCTGCGCAACGGCGACGGCCGCCCGTACCGGATCATCGGCATCGTCCGCGACGCCACCGAGGAACTCAGCCATTCCGCCGAACGCCTCGGCCTGGACGAGGAACGGCGCCGCCAGACCTCGGTGGTCGAGGCCACCACGGCCGCCCTCGCCCATGCCCGCACCGTGCAGGACGTGATCGACGCCCTGAGCGATGCACACGGCCTGGAGCGGCTCGGCTCCATGGGCATGGTGATGGGCCTGGTCGAGGCCGGGCGGATCCACCTGGTGGCCGAAGGGCCACAGGGCAGCTTCGTCCCCGGCACCCGCTTCACCCGGATCGACGAGGACTACCCGATGAGCGAGGTGGTCCGCTCGCTCCAGCCGAGGTTCATCCACTCCCCGGAGGAGTTCGCCGACGGCTACCCCTACCTCTGGTCGAAGATCACCCACATGGACATCTCGGCCGCCGCCTACCTGCCGCTGATCGCCCAGGCCCGGCCGATCGGCGCGATCGGGCTGCTCTACCGCGACAAGGACGGCTTCACCCAGGAGGAACGCAACCTCCTGGTCGCCCTCGGCAGCAGCATCGCGCAGAGCCTGCAGCGCGCCATGCTGCTGGAGCAGGAGCACGACCTCGCGGAAGGCCTCCAGCAGGCCATGCTGCCGCGCCGGATCCCGGCCGTGCCGGGCGCGCAGATCGCCGTCCGCTACCGGTCCGCCCGGATGGGCCGGGACATCGGAGGCGACTGGTATGACGTCATTCCGCTCCCCGGCGGCCGGGTCGGTGCCGTCATCGGCGACGTCCAGGGGCACGACACGCACGCCGCCGCGGTCATGGGCCAGCTGCGGATCGTGCTCCGCGCCTACGCGGCCGAGGGGCACTCCCCGGGCACCGTGATGGCACGGGCCTCCGTCTTCCTCCACGAGCTCGACACCGACCGCTTCGCCACCTGCACCTATGCGGAGGCCGACCTGGCCACCGGCGTGCTCCAGCTGGTCCGGGCCGGCCATATCGACCCCCTGGTCCGGTCCCGGGCCGGCGACTGCCGGCGGCTGCCGGTGGAAGGCGGTATGCCGCTCGGCCTGTCCGCTGAGTTCGGCCGTATCGAATACCCCGTCACCACGGTGGAGCTGGACCCCGGGGAGACGCTCCTGCTCTGTACGGACGGCCTGGTCGAACAGCCGGGGGCCGACCTCGACGACGGCATCCAGCTCCTCACCGCCATGGTCCGGAGCGGCCCGGCCGACCTCCAGCAGCTCGCGGACCGGCTGTGCGAGGTGATCGACGACCGCGGCGGTGACGACGACATGGCGCTCCTGCTCCTGCGCCGCCATGTCGAGGACGCGCCCCAGGCCGGCGGCCGGCTGCAACAGCACGTCGCTCCCGGTGATCCGGAGGGGCTGGTCTCCGCCCGGCACATGATCGGGGCGGCGGTACGGGCGTGGGGTGCGCGGAACCGGGCCGACGAGATCGAACTGGTGGCGGACGAGCTGATCGTCAACGCCCTGATGCACACGGACGGCCCGGCCATCGTGACCCTCCGCATCCTCCCGGGCCCGCAACGCCGCCTCCGCGTCGAGGTCGCGGACCGCTCCAGCGCGCTGCCGCGGCGGCGCGAGGCCGGCGACTCGGGGGTGTCGGGCCGCGGCCTGATGCTGGTCGACCGGCTGGCGGACGTCTGGGGCGTGGAGTCGCGGGGCAGCGGCAAATGCGTCTGGTGCGAATTCACCATCCCCTAA
- a CDS encoding DUF4239 domain-containing protein: MSEWLVLSLAMAAACAVVLSIAFFNHRRIGEDDDPNETPDVIEYMTMMIGVIYAIVLGLAIAGVWEARGGAQEYVRQEAQALHEVSIRSQVYPEEVRTRIRSDVDAYVTYVVGTEWKEMAESGLVTDKGTELLERIRRDVTDYQPQTDHEGQAYQPLVDQVAAADDARSGRAQSAGATMPGVVWFGLIIGALVTVGMIFALQIRRSFRELVLAGLFSALIAFLLFLIWDFDAPFSRGIAATAEPFLQQFPHLELGG, translated from the coding sequence TTGTCGGAATGGCTCGTCCTGTCGCTCGCGATGGCCGCGGCCTGCGCCGTGGTGCTGTCCATCGCGTTCTTCAACCACCGGCGGATCGGCGAAGACGACGATCCCAACGAAACCCCGGACGTCATCGAGTACATGACGATGATGATCGGCGTGATCTACGCGATCGTCCTCGGCCTGGCGATCGCCGGCGTCTGGGAGGCCCGGGGCGGCGCCCAGGAGTACGTACGCCAGGAGGCCCAGGCCCTGCACGAGGTCAGCATCCGCTCCCAGGTCTACCCCGAGGAGGTGCGGACCAGGATCCGCTCCGATGTCGATGCCTATGTGACGTACGTGGTCGGAACCGAATGGAAGGAGATGGCCGAGTCGGGCCTGGTCACCGACAAGGGCACCGAACTGCTGGAACGTATCCGCCGTGATGTCACCGACTACCAGCCGCAGACCGACCACGAGGGCCAGGCCTACCAGCCCCTGGTCGACCAGGTCGCAGCGGCCGACGACGCGCGCAGCGGCCGGGCGCAGAGCGCCGGGGCCACCATGCCCGGGGTGGTGTGGTTCGGCCTGATCATCGGCGCCCTGGTCACGGTCGGCATGATCTTCGCCCTGCAGATCCGGCGTTCCTTCCGGGAGCTCGTACTGGCCGGCCTGTTCAGTGCGCTGATCGCCTTCCTGCTCTTCCTGATCTGGGACTTCGACGCCCCGTTCAGCCGGGGCATCGCAGCCACCGCCGAACCCTTCCTCCAGCAGTTCCCGCATCTGGAACTGGGCGGCTGA
- a CDS encoding class F sortase, protein MIIEDEPPPRRRSPWGVIALVLLTGLAMMRNGSNVDEGPPQPTAAAAVKVTADQLPAEPPRAQPGLELLEHSSVQRVRIPSISVDAPVMTVGLDAEGWIDAPPAQDANLAGWYLNGISPGQQGSAVIVGHVDNAQGPAVFYGLGSVRKGHRIEVERYDGRTAVFEVYGVEVFSKESFPGARVYGDTGHAELRVITCGGGYSKAKGYDGNVVVFARMVAAR, encoded by the coding sequence ATGATCATCGAGGACGAGCCGCCACCGAGGAGGCGCTCCCCCTGGGGCGTCATCGCCCTGGTCTTGCTCACCGGCCTCGCCATGATGCGGAACGGGTCGAACGTCGACGAAGGCCCGCCGCAGCCGACCGCAGCCGCCGCCGTGAAGGTGACCGCCGATCAACTGCCCGCGGAACCGCCCCGGGCACAGCCCGGGCTGGAACTGCTGGAGCACTCCTCCGTCCAGCGGGTCCGTATCCCGTCCATCAGCGTGGACGCACCGGTGATGACGGTGGGACTCGACGCCGAGGGATGGATCGATGCGCCGCCGGCCCAGGACGCGAACCTGGCCGGCTGGTACCTGAACGGGATCTCGCCCGGCCAGCAGGGCTCCGCGGTGATCGTCGGCCATGTCGACAATGCGCAGGGCCCGGCGGTGTTCTACGGCCTGGGCTCGGTGCGCAAGGGCCACCGCATCGAGGTGGAGCGGTACGACGGGCGCACCGCGGTGTTCGAGGTGTACGGCGTGGAGGTGTTCTCCAAGGAGTCCTTCCCCGGAGCCCGGGTGTACGGGGACACCGGGCACGCCGAGCTCCGCGTGATCACCTGCGGCGGCGGCTACTCCAAGGCCAAGGGCTACGACGGAAACGTGGTGGTGTTCGCGCGGATGGTGGCGGCCCGCTGA
- a CDS encoding sigma-70 family RNA polymerase sigma factor — MTLSPSLQRTAADALAELQREHGRALFGFLLGLTGGDAQRAEDLVQETLVRAWQHPEALETDHASMRPWLFTVARRLAIDARRARLSRPREVDPQGLEHAPAPVDGVAGAVTAIDVRRALGGLGPEHREVLMQVYFRDRSVAEAARELGIPAGTVKSRTHYALRALRKDLQGYGLGG; from the coding sequence GTGACCCTCTCCCCCAGCCTCCAGCGCACAGCAGCCGACGCGTTGGCCGAACTCCAGCGCGAACACGGCCGGGCCCTGTTCGGCTTTCTGCTCGGCCTCACCGGCGGTGACGCGCAGCGGGCCGAGGACCTCGTGCAGGAGACCCTGGTACGGGCCTGGCAGCACCCGGAGGCCCTGGAGACCGACCACGCGTCCATGCGGCCCTGGCTGTTCACCGTGGCCCGCCGCCTCGCCATCGACGCCCGCCGGGCCCGGCTGTCCCGCCCCCGGGAAGTGGATCCCCAGGGGCTGGAGCACGCCCCGGCGCCGGTGGACGGGGTGGCCGGCGCGGTCACCGCCATCGATGTCCGGCGGGCGCTGGGGGGCCTGGGGCCGGAGCACCGCGAGGTGCTCATGCAGGTGTACTTCCGCGACCGGTCGGTGGCCGAGGCCGCGCGCGAGCTCGGCATCCCGGCCGGGACGGTGAAGTCCCGTACGCACTACGCGCTGCGCGCCCTGCGGAAGGACCTCCAGGGGTACGGACTCGGCGGGTGA
- a CDS encoding Fpg/Nei family DNA glycosylase — protein sequence MPELPEVEALKEFLDEHLTGRTVTRVLPLAISVLKTYDPPLTALEGQQAGPTTRHGKFLALHIGELYLVVHLARAGWLHWRESMPAQPPRPGKGPLALRVVLEAIGADGEADGFDLTEAGTQKRLAVYVVHDPQEVPGIARLGPDPLADSFDRDAFAALLAGERRQIKGVLRDQSVIAGIGNAYSDEALHHARLSPFKLAASLDEEQITTLHTSVRTTLREAVERSRGLAAGRLKAEKKSGLRVHGRAGEPCPVCGDTIREVSFADSSLQYCPTCQTGGKPLADRRLSRLLK from the coding sequence ATGCCCGAGCTGCCCGAAGTCGAGGCACTCAAAGAGTTCCTCGACGAGCATCTCACCGGCCGGACGGTGACCCGCGTCCTGCCGCTCGCCATCAGCGTGCTCAAGACCTACGACCCGCCCCTCACCGCCCTCGAAGGGCAGCAGGCCGGCCCCACCACCCGCCACGGCAAATTCCTGGCCCTCCACATCGGCGAGCTGTACCTCGTCGTCCACCTGGCCCGGGCCGGCTGGCTCCACTGGCGCGAGTCAATGCCCGCCCAGCCGCCCCGCCCCGGCAAGGGACCGCTCGCGCTGCGCGTCGTACTCGAAGCCATCGGCGCCGACGGCGAAGCCGATGGCTTCGACCTCACCGAGGCCGGCACCCAGAAGCGGCTCGCGGTGTACGTGGTGCACGACCCCCAGGAGGTACCCGGGATCGCCCGCCTCGGCCCCGATCCGCTGGCCGACTCCTTCGACCGGGACGCCTTCGCCGCGCTCCTCGCCGGTGAGCGGCGCCAGATCAAGGGAGTGCTCCGCGACCAGAGCGTCATCGCCGGCATTGGCAACGCCTACAGCGACGAAGCGCTCCACCACGCCCGCCTGTCGCCGTTCAAACTGGCCGCCTCCCTCGACGAGGAGCAGATCACCACGCTCCACACCTCCGTACGGACCACCCTGCGCGAAGCCGTCGAGCGGTCCCGCGGCCTGGCCGCGGGCCGGCTGAAGGCCGAGAAGAAGAGCGGGCTGCGGGTGCACGGCCGGGCCGGCGAGCCCTGTCCGGTGTGCGGGGACACCATCCGCGAGGTCTCGTTCGCGGATTCGTCCCTCCAGTACTGCCCCACCTGCCAGACCGGCGGCAAGCCACTGGCCGACCGCCGGCTCTCGCGCCTCCTCAAATAG
- a CDS encoding polysaccharide deacetylase family protein, translated as MKNDELSAGRRFVLRTAVFLGVTAAAGLIGSEQAGTPGRQAAGPPPGTPGPGAGAATAAGGSGASGGSGGAPGMRAQGPPPATYRLHPSLGEAPPRQRPSRPPVRTRPLLEMPPAAHTGRSMVLTFDDGPDPRYTPGILDTLARYGARAMFFVCGEMADVHRDLVRRMDAEGHVIGNHTWTHPLIPRLSRPALAAEISRTSDVVQQTVGRPPVWFRAPYGAWNRAAFEIGAELGMEPLAWTVDTLDWKEPGTGTIVSRVLKAAGPGVIVLSHDAGGDRAQSVAALRTYLPQLIDRGYEMSLPVLPPR; from the coding sequence ATGAAAAATGATGAGCTGTCAGCGGGGCGGCGGTTCGTACTGCGGACCGCGGTCTTCCTCGGGGTCACCGCCGCTGCCGGGCTGATCGGCAGTGAGCAGGCGGGAACTCCCGGGAGGCAGGCCGCCGGACCGCCCCCCGGAACGCCCGGACCGGGGGCAGGGGCTGCCACCGCGGCCGGCGGATCCGGCGCATCCGGCGGGTCCGGCGGGGCACCGGGGATGCGGGCGCAGGGGCCGCCCCCGGCGACGTACCGGCTGCATCCCAGCCTCGGCGAGGCCCCGCCGCGCCAACGGCCGAGCCGGCCGCCCGTACGCACCCGGCCCCTCCTCGAAATGCCGCCCGCCGCCCACACCGGCCGCAGCATGGTGCTCACCTTCGACGACGGCCCCGACCCCCGCTACACCCCGGGCATCCTGGACACCCTCGCCCGGTACGGCGCCCGCGCCATGTTCTTCGTCTGCGGGGAGATGGCAGACGTGCACCGCGACCTGGTGCGCCGGATGGACGCCGAAGGGCATGTGATCGGCAACCACACCTGGACCCACCCGCTGATCCCCCGGCTCTCCCGGCCGGCCCTGGCCGCCGAGATCAGCCGTACCAGCGATGTGGTGCAGCAGACGGTGGGCCGGCCGCCCGTGTGGTTCCGGGCGCCGTACGGAGCGTGGAACCGGGCCGCGTTCGAGATCGGCGCCGAGCTCGGCATGGAGCCGCTGGCCTGGACCGTGGACACCCTGGACTGGAAGGAGCCGGGCACCGGCACCATCGTCTCGCGGGTGCTCAAGGCGGCCGGCCCCGGTGTGATCGTGCTGTCCCACGACGCGGGCGGCGACCGTGCGCAGAGCGTCGCCGCCCTGCGTACCTACCTTCCGCAACTCATCGACCGGGGCTACGAGATGTCCCTGCCGGTACTGCCCCCGCGCTGA
- a CDS encoding SAM-dependent methyltransferase — translation MERPAWAPAGIDISVPSVSRIYDYYLGGSHNFEVDRQAARRAMEFMPGLPKIMQANRAFMRRAVRHAAAEGISQFLDIGSGIPTFGNVHEVAQAADPEARVVYVDHDPVAVAHSQAVLAGDDRTAIAAADLRKPQDILTSPEVAGLLDLDRPVALLLVAVLHFLEDEDEPYAAVAELREALAPGSLLILTHASYEGIPLTQEVAGGVVGVYRDIRNPLVMRTGPEISGFFDGFELLEPGLVPMPNWRPDGPAHGEPQEEDAYAFSGFGGVGRKA, via the coding sequence ATGGAGCGCCCCGCCTGGGCCCCGGCAGGTATCGACATATCGGTGCCGAGCGTGTCCCGCATCTACGATTACTACCTGGGCGGATCGCACAATTTCGAGGTGGACCGCCAGGCGGCCCGCCGCGCCATGGAATTCATGCCGGGCCTCCCCAAGATCATGCAGGCCAACCGGGCATTCATGCGCCGGGCCGTGCGGCACGCCGCCGCCGAGGGCATCAGCCAGTTCCTGGACATCGGCTCCGGCATCCCCACCTTCGGCAATGTGCACGAGGTGGCCCAGGCCGCCGACCCCGAGGCGCGGGTGGTCTACGTCGACCACGACCCGGTGGCCGTCGCCCACAGCCAGGCCGTCCTCGCCGGAGACGACCGGACCGCCATCGCCGCGGCCGATCTCCGCAAGCCGCAGGACATCCTCACCAGCCCCGAGGTCGCCGGCCTGCTGGACCTCGACCGGCCCGTCGCCCTCCTGCTGGTCGCCGTCCTGCACTTCCTGGAGGACGAGGACGAGCCGTACGCGGCGGTCGCCGAACTGCGCGAGGCGCTCGCCCCCGGCAGCCTGCTCATCCTCACCCACGCCTCCTACGAGGGCATCCCGCTCACCCAGGAGGTGGCCGGCGGGGTCGTCGGCGTCTACCGGGACATCCGCAACCCCCTCGTCATGCGCACCGGCCCCGAGATCAGCGGCTTCTTCGACGGGTTCGAGCTCCTGGAACCGGGACTGGTGCCGATGCCCAACTGGCGCCCGGACGGCCCGGCGCACGGCGAGCCGCAGGAGGAGGACGCGTATGCGTTCTCGGGCTTCGGTGGCGTGGGACGCAAGGCGTGA